The following coding sequences are from one Arachis hypogaea cultivar Tifrunner chromosome 7, arahy.Tifrunner.gnm2.J5K5, whole genome shotgun sequence window:
- the LOC112701869 gene encoding receptor-like protein 7: MGSFIRVLVCVHMFMLFHFFACLSSHHSCHSEECSALLHFINTELSNDTYSSYEDDCSHVYPKTSTWKNGTDCCSWMGVTCHSVSGHVIGLDLSCSTLEGKIHPNTTLFHLTHLQTLNLALNNISGPELPSQFGRFVSLTHLNLSACDFKGDIPSQISHLSKLQSLDLSWNDALIWKEITWKRMLQNATDLREIVLDGADMSSITTTFSNWSFSLVTLSLVDTGIRGHLTSHILCLPNLHELYLSNIQVHVPKSNCSTSLSILDLSWCQFTRSQIPPSFSNLTHLTSLDLSLSNLDGSFPSLFSNLQYLTYLDLSHNAFSGPITSLLTNLQHVTYLDLSYNEFSGSIPSFLANLQHLTHLDLSFNAFSGPVPNFLGQLTKLQKLILSNNNLGGKLLLSSLANYSTQIFILDCSHNKFQGPLPNTITGFSSLTKLYLNDNLLSETIPSWCFSLPFLTILDLSNNQFTGHMSAISSHSLQALSLCGNKLQGNVPESMFNLVNLRALCLSGNWSGPLHFSLFSKFRNLGSLSLSGFNSFLPCSETNAGHQFTSLLELILFQVDLTSFSKISCEFPLLQTLELSENNLEGKVSQWIHDMHSLEYLKLSHNQLSSVGQFPWYQLLYLDLSFNLLSDDSISLICNATSLQILNLSHNKFRGTIPQCLANSSNLKVLDLQMNKLHGTLPSTFPRNLISLNLNGNQLEGHLPRSLSNCKHLMDLNLGNNQIEDTFPNWLQRLQNLRILVLQSNKLYGPIVSLKTKDAFSHLLVFDISSNNFSGQLPKSYIKSFQAMKGVFGAEVQSSFDYFETSSYGGIYWINFQNYEDSLSETIKGVRLDFEKIPTILAVIDFSGNKFEGEIPDVIGKLHILKGLNLSHNRLVGHIPHSLGNLTKLESLDLSSNMLAGNIPTELTNLNFLEVLNLSQNQLVGPIPRGKQFDTFSKDSYQGNMGLCGLPLSIQCNNNVPLQQDPPSEAEDKFGFGWKPVAIGYAFGMMLGIGLGYCVFSIGKPQWLVILFGGKRIKRRSRGNRRARTTLFQLFVVM, from the coding sequence atgggGTCTTTTATTAGAGTGTTGGTTTGTGTGCATATGTTTATGTTGTTCCACTTTTTTGCATGTTTGTCTTCTCATCATTCATGCCATTCAGAGGAGTGTTCTGCATTGCTTCACTTCATCAACACTGAACTCAGTAATGACACTTACTCTTCTTATGAGGATGACTGCTCCCATGTTTATCCAAAGACGAGTACGTGGAAAAATGGGACAGATTGCTGTTCATGGATGGGTGTCACGTGCCATTCTGTGTCTGGTCATGTGATTGGCCTTGATCTTAGTTGTAGTACACTTGAAGGTAAAATCCATCCTAACACCACTCTTTTCCATCTTACTCATCTCCAAACACTCAACCTTGCTTTAAATAATATCTCTGGACCTGAATTGCCATCTCAATTTGGTAGATTTGTGAGTCTCACACACCTCAACTTATCTGCTTGTGATTTCAAAGGTGATATTCCATCCCAAATCTCACACCTTTCCAAATTACAATCACTTGATCTCTCTTGGAATGATGCTTTGATATGGAAAGAAATCACCTGGAAGAGAATGTTGCAAAATGCAACTGATTTAAGAGAGATTGTACTGGATGGTGCTGACATGTCTTCCATCACTACAACTTTCTCCAATTGGTCTTTCTCTTTGGTTACTCTTAGTCTTGTTGATACTGGAATAAGGGGACATTTGACAAGTCACATTCTTTGTTTACCCAATCTTCATGAGCTCTATCTATCTAACATTCAAGTCCATGTTCCAAAGTCAAATTGTAGTACTTCTCTTAGTATTTTGGATCTTTCATGGTGTCAATTCACAAGATCACAAATTCCTCCTTCCTTTTCTAACCTCACACATCTAACTTCTTTGGACTTGTCTTTAAGCAACCTCGATGGTTCATTTCCATCATTGTTCTCAAACCTTCAATATCTCACTTACTTGGACCTTTCACACAATGCATTTAGTGGCCCAATCACATCATTGTTAACAAACCTTCAACATGTCACTTACTTAGACCTTTCATACAATGAATTCAGTGGCTCAATCCCATCATTTCTCGCAAACCTTCAACATCTCACTCACTTGGACCTTTCATTCAATGCATTTAGTGGTCCTGTTCCAAACTTTCTTGGTCAGTTGACCAAATTACAAAAACTCATACTTAGCAATAACAATTTGGGTGGGAAGTTATTGCTATCATCATTAGCTAACtactcaactcaaattttcatcTTGGATTGTTCTCATAATAAGTTTCAGGGGCCTCTACCTAACACAATAACAGGTTTTTCAAGTTTGACTAAACTGTATTTAAATGATAACTTGTTGAGTGAGACAATTCCATCTTGGTGTTTCTCTTTACCATTTTTGACCATCTTAGATCTATCAAATAATCAGTTTACTGGACACATGAGTGCAATCTCATCCCATTCCTTGCAGGCTCTAAGCTTATGCGGGAATAAGTTACAAGGAAATGTTCCAGAATCAATGTttaaccttgtaaatctcagggCCTTGTGTTTGTCAGGCAATTGGAGTGGTCCGCTCCACTTTTCACTTTTTTCCAAGTTTCGAAACCTTGGATCTCTTTCTCTTTCaggttttaattcatttttaccaTGTTCTGAAACCAATGCCGGTCACCAGTTCACCTCCTTGTTGGAATTGATATTGTTTCAGGTTGATTTAACTAGTTTTTCCAAAATCTCATGCGAATTTCCATTGTTGCAAACTCTCGAATTATCAGAAAATAATCTTGAAGGAAAAGTTTCCCAATGGATACATGATATGCATTCATTAGAGTATTTGAAACTTTCACATAACCAGTTGTCATCTGTAGGCCAATTCCCATggtatcaacttctataccttgaCCTTAGTTTCAACTTGTTGAGTGATGACAGTATTTCCTTAATTTGTAATGCAACTTCTCTCCAGATTCTCAATTTGTCGCACAATAAGTTCAGAGGCACCATTCCACAATGCCTTGCCAATTCATCAAACCTTAAGGTTTTGGATTTGCAGATGAATAAACTTCATGGCACTCTGCCAAGTACATTTCCAAGGAATCTCATTTCATTGAATCTCAATGGGAACCAATTGGAAGGCCATTTGCCTAGATCTTTGTCCAACTGCAAACATTTGATGGATTTGAATCTTGGCAACAATCAAATAGAGGATACATTTCCAAATTGGCTTCAAAGATTACAGAATTTGAGGATATTAGTTTTACAATCCAATAAGTTGTATGGACCCATTGTCAGTTTGAAAACCAAAGATGCGTTTTCCCATTTACTTGTTTTTGATATCTCGTCCAATAACTTTAGTGGCCAATTACCAAAATCCTACATAAAAAGTTTCCAAGCCATGAAGGGTGTTTTTGGAGCAGAAGTGCAAAGCAGTTTTGATTATTTCGAAACTTCTAGTTATGGTGGTATTTATTGGATAAACTTTCAGAACTATGAGGATTCGTTGTCTGAAACAATTAAAGGGGTTAGATTAGattttgagaaaattccaaccaTTCTTGCCGTCATTGATTTCTCAGGAAACAAATTTGAAGGAGAGATTCCAGATGTTATTGGAAAGCTTCATATACTCAAAGGCCTCAACCTTTCACATAACAGACTTGTTGGTCATATTCCCCACTCTTTGGGAAATTTGACGAAACTGGAATCATTGGATCTCTCCTCAAATATGCTTGCTGGGAATATTCCTACTGAATTGACAAATCTGAACTTTCTTGAAGTCTTGAATCTTTCCCAAAATCAATTGGTGGGACCAATACCCAGAGGAAAACAGTTTGATACATTTTCAAAGGATTCCTATCAGGGAAACATGGGGCTCTGTGGATTGCCATTGTCAATTCAATGCAACAACAATGTCCCTTTGCAACAAGATCCACCTTCTGAGGCTGAAGACAAATTTGGGTTTGGTTGGAAACCAGTGGCAATAGGATATGCATTTGGAATGATGCTTGGAATTGGGTTGGGATATTGTGTTTTCTCAATTGGAAAGCCTCAATGGCTTGTGATCCTCTTTGGAGGCAAAAGAATCAAAAGGAGGAGCCGTGGAAACCGCCGTGCAAGAACCACTCTGTTTCAGCTTTTTGTTGTAATGTAA